In Drosophila santomea strain STO CAGO 1482 chromosome 3L, Prin_Dsan_1.1, whole genome shotgun sequence, a single window of DNA contains:
- the LOC120450006 gene encoding rhythmically expressed gene 2 protein: protein MRSLSRFRLITFDVTNTLLQFRTTPGKQYGEIGALFGARCDNNELAKNFKANWYKMNRDYPNFGRDTKPQMEWQQWWRKLIAGTFSESGAAIPDEKLHNFSNHLIELYKTSICWQPCNGSVELLQHIRKDLKPDKCKLGVIANFDPRLATLLQNTKLDQYLDFAVNSYEVQAEKPDPQIFHKAMEKAGLDNLRPEECLHIGDGPTTDYLAAKELGWHSALVHEKSYAYLVKKYGEDIDRDHVFPSLYDFHKKISDGVVVW from the exons ATGCGCAGCCTCAGCCGCTTTCGCCTCATAACCTTCGATGTGACCAACACCCTGCTCCAGTTCCGCACCACTCCCGGCAAGCAGTACGGCGAGATTGGCGCCCTGTTTGGCGCCCGATGCGACAACAACGAGCTGGCCAAGAACTTCAAGGCCAACTG GTACAAGATGAACCGCGATTATCCCAACTTTGGACGCGACACGAAGCCCCAGATGGAGTGGCAGCAATGGTGGCGTAAGCTGATAGCAG GCACTTTTTCGGAGAGCGGAGCGGCCATTCCCGACGAGAAGCTGCACAACTTCTCCAACCACCTTATCGAGCTCTACAAAACCTCCATTTGCTGGCAGCCGTGCAACGGCAGCGTGGAGCTCCTCCAGCACATCCGCAAGGACTTGAAGCCGGACAAGTGCAAGCTGGGCGTGATTGCCAACTTCGATCCTCGGCTGGCGACCCTGCTGCAGAACACCAAGCTGGATCAGTACCTGGACTTCGCGGTCAACTCGTACGAGGTGCAGGCCGAGAAGCCCGACCCCCAAATCTTTCACAAGGCGATGGAGAAGGCGGGATTGGACAACCTCAGGCCGGAAGAGTGCCTGCACATCGGCGATGGACCAACCACCGACTATTTGGCCGCCAAGGAACTGGGCTGGCACTCGGCGCTGGTGCACGAGAAGAGCTACGCATATCTGGTCAAGAAATACGGAGAGGACATCGACCGAGATCACGTCTTTCCCAGTCTCTACGACTTTCACAAAAAGATCTCGGACGGCGTAGTCGTTTGGTGA